From a region of the Streptacidiphilus albus JL83 genome:
- a CDS encoding 50S ribosomal protein L25/general stress protein Ctc codes for MAEIRLAAEPRNEFGKGAARRARRAGLVPAVVYGHGVDPVHVNLPSHALMLALKTPNVLLSLPIDGKDEFVLPKAVQRDAIKRNIKHVDLLLVKRGEKVTVEIQILTEGELAPGGNLLEHILNTLPLEAEATHLPESVTVSVAGLESGNAILAKDIQLPKGATLAVDPETVVLQVVSAQVEAPAEGTDEAAAEA; via the coding sequence GGTGCGGCCCGTCGTGCCCGCCGCGCCGGCCTGGTGCCCGCCGTCGTCTACGGCCACGGTGTCGACCCGGTCCACGTCAACCTGCCGAGCCACGCGCTGATGCTGGCGCTGAAGACCCCGAACGTGCTGCTGTCGCTGCCGATCGACGGCAAGGACGAGTTCGTGCTGCCGAAGGCCGTGCAGCGGGACGCGATCAAGCGCAACATCAAGCACGTCGACCTGCTGCTGGTGAAGCGCGGCGAGAAGGTCACCGTCGAGATCCAGATCCTGACCGAGGGCGAGCTGGCCCCGGGCGGGAACCTGCTGGAGCACATCCTGAACACCCTGCCGCTGGAGGCCGAGGCCACCCACCTGCCCGAGTCGGTCACCGTGTCGGTGGCGGGCCTGGAGTCCGGCAACGCGATCCTGGCGAAGGACATCCAGCTGCCGAAGGGCGCGACCCTGGCCGTGGACCCGGAGACCGTGGTCCTGCAGGTCGTGTCGGCGCAGGTCGAGGCTCCGGCCGAGGGCACCGACGAGGCTGCCGCCGAGGCCTGA